A genomic window from Candidatus Pelagisphaera phototrophica includes:
- a CDS encoding sulfatase-like hydrolase/transferase: MPSFAEKSTTRRTKLITVAATAFFAVWNISFADSTPNIILIFADDIGIETIGAYGGEYSTPHIDSLAENGIRFDYGYATPVCTTSRTRLLTGTYNFKHYEAFGHLNPDYYTLPLHIKTAGYKTVVVGKWQLAGNMEIGGVGSYPSDIGYDEHLVWQLERSLKGSRFWQPTLSEDGIAKTYCKDDFGPTLLNDYVLDFIDKYHNQPFFIHYNPVLAHDPWTTTPDSLDAKTPKEKFHGMMSYLDKMVGRVIRKLEEYNLSENTLIWFIGDNGTHPQITSNRHGIPITGGKWYSKDAGTHVPFILQWKKKLPKGVVRDDLVEVLDVFPTLASAIGANSPVPLDGVDLLKISKKKKKKTPRDSIFMHYDPQWGSDYFGTAMPAAKFIFDKRWKLYSDGSLYRIDRDPLETNPISVSDLKRKEHREYRKLKKQFDSMISGPLKLPYLNRPLKGSIPPPSPDCL, from the coding sequence ATGCCCTCCTTCGCAGAAAAATCGACAACTCGGCGTACAAAACTCATCACAGTTGCCGCAACTGCCTTCTTTGCGGTTTGGAATATCTCCTTCGCTGATTCCACGCCCAACATCATCCTAATTTTCGCCGACGATATTGGCATTGAGACGATCGGAGCCTACGGAGGCGAGTATTCAACCCCGCACATCGACTCACTCGCCGAAAACGGCATCCGTTTCGATTATGGCTATGCGACTCCCGTCTGTACCACCTCACGGACACGGCTGCTCACGGGCACCTATAATTTCAAACACTATGAAGCTTTCGGCCACCTGAATCCGGACTATTACACGCTACCGTTGCACATCAAAACGGCCGGATACAAGACAGTCGTCGTAGGAAAATGGCAACTCGCTGGTAATATGGAGATTGGCGGTGTCGGGTCATATCCGAGTGATATTGGCTACGACGAGCACCTAGTATGGCAGCTGGAACGATCCCTCAAAGGAAGCCGCTTTTGGCAGCCAACACTCTCCGAGGACGGCATCGCCAAAACCTACTGTAAAGACGACTTCGGCCCGACTCTCCTCAATGACTACGTACTTGATTTCATAGACAAGTATCACAACCAGCCCTTTTTTATTCACTACAATCCCGTTCTCGCCCACGATCCATGGACCACGACGCCGGACTCACTGGATGCGAAAACGCCTAAAGAGAAATTCCACGGGATGATGTCATATTTGGACAAGATGGTGGGTCGAGTCATCCGAAAGCTCGAAGAATACAACTTGTCCGAAAACACGCTCATCTGGTTCATCGGCGACAATGGCACTCACCCGCAAATCACTTCCAATCGTCACGGAATTCCCATTACAGGAGGAAAATGGTACTCGAAAGACGCGGGGACCCATGTGCCTTTCATTCTCCAATGGAAAAAGAAGCTTCCCAAAGGGGTCGTCCGAGACGACTTGGTAGAGGTTTTGGATGTATTCCCTACCCTTGCTTCGGCAATTGGCGCGAACTCGCCCGTACCCCTTGATGGGGTCGATCTCCTCAAAATTTCCAAGAAGAAAAAAAAGAAGACTCCTCGCGACTCAATTTTCATGCACTACGATCCGCAATGGGGAAGTGACTACTTCGGCACAGCAATGCCCGCGGCGAAGTTCATTTTCGATAAGCGTTGGAAACTATATTCCGACGGAAGTCTCTATCGCATCGACAGGGACCCGCTCGAGACCAACCCGATTTCAGTCAGCGACCTTAAACGAAAAGAACATCGCGAGTACCGAAAACTTAAGAAGCAATTCGACTCCATGATAAGCGGCCCATTAAAACTGCCCTACTTGAACAGGCCACTCAAAGGAAGCATTCCTCCGCCTTCTCCTGACTGCCTCTAG
- a CDS encoding sodium:solute symporter family transporter codes for MPLVGLFAAAMSSLDSSMHSICTAVSNDFVGRFKKDWSDQNQLSFTHTLVACLGVLSTGAALIMSLIDTGYIFDFLIGLMGLIGSPLAGLFLMGLLVKHAAAMHAWIGVSCSLVSLVYAKYFSDLNGLLFGLVGIGVCFGVGLIASFPIPKGSESAVSA; via the coding sequence CTGCCTCTAGTCGGGCTCTTCGCCGCCGCCATGTCCAGTCTTGACAGCTCCATGCATTCGATCTGTACCGCAGTGTCCAACGATTTTGTGGGACGATTCAAAAAAGACTGGAGCGATCAAAACCAATTAAGCTTTACCCACACTCTCGTTGCCTGTCTCGGCGTATTGAGCACAGGAGCCGCCCTTATTATGTCTCTCATCGATACCGGGTATATTTTCGATTTCCTTATCGGCCTGATGGGTCTGATTGGTAGTCCATTGGCTGGACTCTTTCTAATGGGTCTATTAGTAAAACACGCCGCGGCAATGCACGCATGGATCGGGGTGAGCTGTAGTCTCGTCTCTCTGGTCTACGCCAAATATTTTAGTGATCTGAATGGTCTTCTCTTCGGGCTAGTAGGGATTGGTGTTTGCTTCGGCGTAGGCCTGATTGCATCGTTCCCAATACCGAAAGGCTCCGAGTCTGCCGTATCGGCTTGA
- a CDS encoding sulfatase has protein sequence MKAIFIFHFSLFILHFGALGAPNILFIAIDDMNDWTTLFDKSNPIQTPNIERLAARGMFFSKAYCNSPACNPSRASVLSGVRPSTSGVYGNNSDWKRALSDVTILPQHFKNHGYQTYASGKIFHHHGTEYHKYEAFDDFVEFPARQPDMPMPRNGNLNGIRSWTAPDGKKGPVSRNFDWGVYPRNPDDHIDNRTVDWAIEKIDANKSPFFIATGIFRPHMPFYAPQEWFDQYPLGRLTQPEIKEDDLEDLPDEAKALLHPPGRKFISTFEAEKLRDAYIFDKAIQGYQASASFADYQVGRLLDALDKSGKADNTIIVLWSDHGYHLGEKDHWEKFVLYEKATHIPYIIIAPGYKEGQICHRPVTLVDLYPTLTELCGLPAPEHLEGKSLVPLLKKPKSKWDPALITYQQGNHAVRSDRYRYIKYKNGDEELYDLEEDPNEWTNIAFRKGTAKIMKQHAAWLPTEDTEPIGPAR, from the coding sequence ATGAAAGCAATATTCATTTTTCATTTTTCACTCTTCATTCTTCATTTTGGAGCTCTCGGAGCTCCAAACATCCTCTTCATCGCCATCGATGACATGAATGACTGGACAACCCTCTTCGACAAATCCAACCCCATTCAGACTCCCAATATCGAACGACTTGCCGCCCGTGGTATGTTTTTCTCAAAGGCCTATTGCAACTCTCCTGCTTGCAATCCTTCTCGGGCCTCCGTCCTCAGCGGGGTACGTCCTTCCACGAGCGGTGTGTATGGAAATAATAGCGACTGGAAGCGAGCCTTGTCCGATGTGACCATTCTACCGCAGCACTTCAAGAACCACGGATACCAGACCTATGCTAGCGGAAAAATCTTCCACCATCATGGCACTGAATACCACAAGTATGAGGCATTCGACGACTTTGTAGAATTTCCTGCTCGGCAACCCGACATGCCAATGCCTCGGAATGGAAATCTAAACGGGATCAGGAGCTGGACCGCACCAGACGGGAAGAAAGGCCCTGTCAGTCGCAATTTCGACTGGGGGGTGTATCCGCGAAATCCAGATGATCACATTGACAATCGCACAGTGGATTGGGCTATCGAAAAAATAGACGCTAACAAATCCCCCTTTTTTATCGCTACCGGAATTTTCCGGCCCCACATGCCCTTCTATGCACCGCAAGAATGGTTCGACCAATACCCCCTAGGGCGATTGACGCAACCCGAAATCAAAGAGGACGACCTTGAAGACTTGCCAGATGAAGCCAAGGCTCTTCTGCATCCACCCGGACGAAAATTCATAAGCACCTTTGAAGCGGAAAAGCTTCGAGATGCCTACATCTTCGACAAAGCGATCCAAGGCTACCAGGCATCGGCTAGTTTTGCCGACTATCAAGTGGGTCGCCTGTTGGATGCTTTGGACAAAAGCGGTAAAGCTGACAACACCATCATTGTTCTCTGGTCCGACCACGGATATCATCTCGGCGAGAAGGATCACTGGGAAAAGTTTGTGCTCTACGAAAAGGCCACTCACATCCCTTATATTATCATCGCCCCTGGCTACAAGGAAGGCCAGATCTGCCACCGTCCTGTCACGCTTGTAGATTTGTACCCTACACTCACTGAACTTTGCGGACTCCCCGCTCCGGAGCACCTTGAAGGCAAGAGTCTGGTTCCCCTTCTCAAAAAGCCAAAGTCGAAGTGGGATCCCGCCTTAATTACCTACCAACAGGGAAACCACGCTGTTCGTTCCGATCGGTACCGATACATCAAATACAAAAACGGTGACGAGGAACTCTACGATCTAGAGGAGGATCCTAACGAATGGACAAACATCGCCTTTCGTAAAGGCACCGCGAAAATCATGAAACAACACGCCGCTTGGCTACCGACCGAAGACACGGAACCCATCGGACCCGCCAGGTAG
- a CDS encoding arylsulfatase B, whose product MNFKSLTLTVSVLILGSLGLSSAQDQPNVVILLADDLGYGDVGFHGSDIQTPHIDRLASEGAQLEAFYACPMCTPTRAGLMTGRYPIRFGLMRSVIPPQRDFGLDTSEETLADVFAKAGYKRRGIMGKWHLGHRQKKWLPLERGFTDFIGHYNGAIDYFTHERDGELDWHHNDQSVKVEGYATDLIGEGAVEFIRSTPKNEPYLLYVPFNAPHSPFQAKEADLEKYPHRTGRQKTYAAMVDSLDQAIGKILAAAEARGDLDDTFVLFFSDNGGVRNVASNGELKGSKLTVYQGGIRVAAAAMWKNGGIVGGKRIRENMGYIDVLPTLRRMIGVNDPPARPLDGIDVLDALRGKAKLTDRTWFTYLDQNDDRIEQLAANTEDWKLVFRRPAPDSEAKESSLELYEIGNDPYEKLDISNRDPKSVKKRAQAIAGAKAKLTAEIETFLSLKSENQIDRFRRGASNTPVIPDWTPTH is encoded by the coding sequence ATGAATTTCAAGTCTCTCACTTTAACCGTTTCTGTACTAATCTTGGGATCTCTGGGTCTGTCTTCCGCTCAAGATCAGCCCAATGTGGTCATCCTCCTCGCGGATGACCTAGGCTACGGCGATGTGGGTTTTCATGGAAGCGACATTCAAACGCCCCATATCGACCGGCTTGCGAGTGAAGGTGCACAGCTTGAGGCCTTTTATGCCTGTCCCATGTGCACCCCGACTCGGGCAGGATTGATGACGGGGCGGTATCCCATTCGTTTTGGTCTCATGCGTTCGGTGATACCCCCACAGCGAGACTTTGGCTTGGATACTTCCGAGGAGACGCTAGCTGACGTATTTGCTAAGGCGGGATACAAACGGCGGGGCATCATGGGAAAATGGCACTTGGGTCATCGTCAAAAGAAATGGCTGCCTTTGGAGCGCGGGTTCACTGACTTTATTGGGCACTACAACGGCGCCATTGACTATTTTACGCATGAAAGAGATGGAGAGCTAGATTGGCATCACAATGACCAGTCTGTAAAGGTGGAGGGCTATGCAACCGATTTGATCGGTGAGGGAGCGGTTGAATTCATTAGATCGACTCCAAAGAATGAACCCTATTTATTGTACGTCCCCTTCAACGCGCCTCACTCACCCTTTCAAGCGAAGGAGGCAGATCTCGAAAAATATCCTCATAGGACGGGGAGGCAGAAGACTTATGCAGCGATGGTGGATTCCCTGGACCAGGCGATTGGCAAAATTTTGGCCGCGGCCGAAGCTCGAGGGGATCTCGACGATACGTTTGTCCTTTTTTTCAGTGACAATGGAGGTGTGCGAAACGTGGCCAGCAATGGTGAGCTCAAGGGATCCAAGCTAACGGTTTATCAAGGCGGAATCCGTGTGGCCGCCGCCGCTATGTGGAAGAATGGCGGAATCGTTGGGGGAAAGCGGATACGAGAAAATATGGGATACATCGATGTGCTCCCCACCCTGCGTAGAATGATTGGCGTGAACGATCCCCCTGCGAGGCCGCTCGACGGAATCGATGTGCTAGATGCCTTGAGAGGCAAAGCGAAACTCACAGACCGGACGTGGTTTACCTATCTCGATCAGAATGACGACAGGATCGAACAATTGGCGGCTAACACCGAGGATTGGAAGCTGGTTTTCCGCCGGCCCGCTCCCGATTCTGAGGCAAAAGAATCCTCGCTCGAGTTGTACGAAATCGGGAATGATCCCTATGAGAAACTCGATATCTCAAACCGTGATCCGAAATCGGTAAAAAAGCGTGCTCAGGCGATTGCGGGGGCGAAAGCAAAATTGACGGCGGAAATCGAGACGTTCCTGTCACTGAAATCGGAAAACCAAATCGATCGGTTTAGGCGTGGCGCCAGTAACACCCCTGTAATTCCCGATTGGACACCGACCCACTAG
- a CDS encoding DUF1552 domain-containing protein, with translation MKRNTGNIDRRIFLRAAGAAIALPFLESISLPHHLRAADGVVREPMRMLCVGLNYGLYPGDFFPKESGRKYQLSKLLQPLAGLKDDFTVFSQLDHPGVKGGHEAVHTFLSGVLSKHGKGRPEGNITLDQKAAEFVGSDTRYPSLAIGIGGGSLSWTRNNVEIPPITRLETMFDALFLETPESKRKRLSDSNKLNASILDIVGEDAVALKKRISRNDVEKLDEYFTSIREVEKRLTQSEAWLRRPKPKTDYQLPRPLPDDFYGEVPVFYELMKLALQTDSTRIVTCGIDGWSGESGLPGVTQGYHFLTHHGHDESRLAQLSIIETFHTTAFASFLEGLKRTQISNDASLLDKTMVLFGSGMGNASSHSNRDLPLILAGGGFNHGEHKKYPKTTGRQTPACNLYVSMLQRFGLEVEQFGTSTGSLDGFS, from the coding sequence ATGAAGAGAAACACTGGGAACATTGACAGAAGAATATTTCTTCGCGCGGCCGGAGCCGCAATCGCGTTGCCTTTTCTGGAATCTATTTCGCTTCCGCATCATTTGAGGGCGGCAGACGGGGTGGTTAGAGAGCCGATGCGCATGCTATGTGTCGGCTTGAATTATGGACTCTATCCCGGCGATTTTTTCCCGAAGGAATCGGGTCGCAAGTACCAGCTTTCAAAATTGTTACAGCCCTTAGCTGGGCTGAAAGACGACTTTACCGTTTTTTCCCAGCTCGATCACCCGGGGGTTAAAGGAGGACACGAAGCGGTGCATACCTTCCTTTCAGGTGTGTTGTCCAAACATGGCAAAGGGAGGCCAGAAGGAAACATCACCCTCGACCAGAAGGCCGCGGAGTTTGTGGGATCGGACACGCGCTACCCCTCTCTGGCGATTGGTATTGGCGGGGGAAGTCTTTCATGGACACGCAATAACGTCGAAATCCCCCCGATTACGCGCCTCGAAACGATGTTCGACGCTCTTTTTTTGGAGACTCCGGAATCTAAGCGCAAACGGCTGAGTGATTCCAATAAACTGAACGCCAGCATCCTAGATATTGTAGGGGAGGATGCGGTGGCTCTGAAAAAGAGAATCAGCCGGAACGATGTGGAAAAGCTCGATGAGTATTTTACGTCAATTCGAGAAGTTGAGAAACGGTTAACCCAATCGGAAGCGTGGCTCCGAAGGCCTAAGCCAAAAACTGATTACCAATTACCTCGACCCCTGCCGGACGATTTCTATGGGGAAGTTCCCGTTTTCTATGAATTGATGAAGCTAGCCCTACAGACGGATTCCACCCGGATCGTCACTTGTGGGATAGACGGATGGAGCGGTGAATCCGGTCTTCCAGGTGTGACTCAAGGTTACCATTTTCTGACGCACCACGGACACGATGAGAGTCGGCTCGCTCAGCTGTCGATCATCGAAACCTTTCACACCACTGCTTTCGCAAGTTTTCTGGAAGGCTTGAAGCGTACGCAAATATCCAACGACGCTTCCCTGTTGGACAAGACCATGGTGCTTTTTGGCAGTGGAATGGGAAATGCCAGTTCTCATTCCAATCGAGACCTACCGCTCATACTCGCCGGTGGTGGCTTTAATCACGGAGAACATAAAAAGTATCCAAAGACTACAGGACGACAGACACCCGCCTGCAACCTGTACGTCTCCATGTTGCAGCGTTTCGGATTAGAAGTTGAGCAGTTCGGCACAAGCACCGGTTCACTGGATGGGTTTAGTTAA
- a CDS encoding sulfatase family protein, translated as MHSNISSSLLLFRNGRRLGALSLLFWCCLTFAEDNRPNIVFLLTDDQNLYSMGCYGTPDVKTPNLDKLASDGIVFDHHYDTTAICMASRANIMTGKYEYKNGTNFSHGDMREEIWAEAYPMLLREAGYKTAFAGKFGFNIGDGKEGRGRLPEGEFDRWGGGPGQTHYQTAKNKSMAKYAEEYPHSTLSYGAFSRDFIKEASQSEEPFCLSISFKAAHRPTTPDPKFDGVYAGQTFTKPGNYGREFSEHFALQSKQGRQYVRFEEWGYSDRYDEVMKIYYQQIYGVDVAVGMIREALEEAGVSENTVVIFTSDNGFFCGSHGYGSKVLPYEEASRVPLLMYDPRNGNSGKGYRTDALTGNIDFAPTILELAGLEIPESMDGRSLMAVYNDPQLEIHESLQLINAWGPLVAQSLAVLTKDWKYIYWPYGADEFVPTEELYKVSEDRLELLNRVQKNQPPEVLREMRKRYDAAVNDWREGAVPFNRYDGYADFYDRRIPWAKKKGNLSQ; from the coding sequence ATGCATTCAAATATTTCTTCTTCCCTATTATTGTTCCGCAACGGCAGACGATTAGGGGCGTTGTCTCTGCTCTTTTGGTGCTGCCTTACCTTTGCAGAGGACAATCGACCCAACATAGTATTTCTCCTCACCGACGACCAGAATCTCTACTCTATGGGATGCTATGGGACTCCTGACGTCAAAACTCCGAATTTAGATAAATTGGCCAGCGATGGGATTGTGTTCGACCATCACTATGACACCACGGCGATTTGCATGGCGAGCCGGGCGAACATAATGACCGGAAAATACGAATACAAGAATGGCACAAATTTTTCGCATGGCGATATGCGAGAGGAAATTTGGGCTGAAGCCTATCCAATGCTTTTGCGGGAAGCCGGATATAAAACCGCGTTCGCCGGAAAATTCGGGTTCAATATCGGCGATGGCAAAGAGGGGAGAGGGAGACTGCCGGAAGGAGAATTTGACAGGTGGGGCGGCGGCCCGGGTCAGACTCACTACCAAACTGCCAAAAACAAATCCATGGCGAAGTATGCAGAGGAGTATCCACATTCGACGCTTTCATATGGGGCTTTCAGTCGTGACTTTATAAAAGAGGCTTCCCAGTCGGAGGAGCCCTTTTGCTTGTCGATCAGTTTTAAGGCGGCGCACCGGCCAACCACCCCCGATCCGAAGTTTGACGGCGTATATGCCGGCCAAACATTTACGAAACCAGGTAATTACGGGCGGGAATTCTCTGAGCACTTCGCGCTGCAAAGCAAGCAAGGACGCCAATACGTTCGCTTTGAGGAATGGGGATACAGCGATCGGTATGACGAAGTAATGAAGATCTACTACCAGCAGATTTACGGTGTAGATGTCGCCGTGGGGATGATACGCGAAGCGCTCGAGGAAGCAGGTGTCAGTGAAAATACGGTTGTAATTTTCACGTCTGACAACGGTTTTTTCTGCGGATCTCACGGGTACGGGTCCAAGGTGCTTCCTTACGAAGAAGCGTCTCGAGTCCCTCTGCTGATGTATGACCCGCGGAATGGGAACAGCGGCAAAGGCTACCGTACCGATGCCTTGACCGGGAACATTGATTTCGCCCCCACAATACTCGAATTGGCTGGATTGGAGATTCCCGAATCAATGGATGGGAGAAGCCTCATGGCGGTTTACAACGATCCGCAATTGGAGATTCACGAGTCGCTGCAATTGATAAACGCTTGGGGACCTTTGGTGGCACAGAGTTTAGCCGTTCTTACCAAGGACTGGAAGTACATCTATTGGCCTTATGGGGCAGATGAGTTTGTCCCCACAGAGGAACTGTACAAAGTGAGCGAAGATCGGCTTGAGCTCCTGAATCGAGTGCAAAAGAATCAGCCACCGGAAGTCTTGCGAGAAATGAGAAAGCGGTATGACGCAGCAGTCAATGATTGGAGAGAAGGCGCAGTCCCTTTCAATCGCTACGATGGATACGCTGATTTCTATGATCGCAGGATTCCATGGGCGAAGAAAAAAGGGAACCTGTCCCAGTGA
- a CDS encoding PVC-type heme-binding CxxCH protein, with product MKNLCLNALVNMRSHLIRAGLTAAIASFWVIAAHAAESVPVDAFDLPEDLEVTLWASSPLFYNPTNIDVDHKGRLWVAEGVNYRKFRNKTSRTHSVGDRIMILEDTDGDGKADSSKVFWQDSSLVAPLGVAVIDNKVIISQPPSLIAITDVNRNDRFDYGDIKEILLTGFEGLDHDHSLHSVTVGPNGQYYFNTGNAGNADVESADLRLFTGSSYLNRTDRAKPSSDGHQYVGGVAMRMNPDGTGLAVIGHNFRNSYEQTITSFGDVFNNDNDDPPAARTTWLMEYGNLGFSSYDGLRTWRSEQRPDQLTAEAEWRQGDPGTIPAGDVYGGGAPTGITYYEGDALGTEYNGMLLTCEPTRNVVFGYKPQAKQAGFELERFEFFGSNPTGKFYGADFSQSQARNKEARFQFRPSDIAVGTDGALYVSDWYDTRVGGHGAYDESGVGSIYRIAPKGKKLSTPKIDFSTTKGLVEAFKNPSHNVRGAAFYGLKDKGAATVSAVAKLLNDDNKYVQARAVFLLPHLGPKGVEFVEKRLEADDSQMRIAAFRALRATGSNFMSHAKALAKDSSAAVRREVALALRDVPFGEMKETLLDIVDGYDGIDRWYLEAVGTSVALEEAKAYAYLKSKRGNDPANWSKAFANIAWRLHPESAVGDMKAYAMDTSKDTQSRVDMLTAIAYVESEKGARAMVDIAKKAEGAEVTTRARWFVENRDKSYWRQYNLMAEIGGQSATLVDSIVPAFPNAKAETTLEEVLSYAPDASRGKRALSKCFMCHKFGDQGVNFGPDLTAFSQGNPSETLIQAIISPSADISHGFEGLEVKTKDNKTIQGFVISEGNPLVLRVFGGADVAIDQDKIASRENLHYSFMPSAASLDISAENVSNMVAYLKSL from the coding sequence ATGAAGAATCTTTGCTTAAACGCGCTCGTGAATATGAGATCCCATCTGATACGAGCTGGATTAACGGCTGCCATCGCCTCATTTTGGGTAATCGCTGCTCATGCGGCTGAAAGTGTCCCGGTGGACGCTTTCGATTTGCCGGAAGACCTTGAGGTCACGCTGTGGGCTAGCTCGCCCCTTTTCTACAATCCCACGAATATCGATGTGGATCATAAAGGTCGCCTTTGGGTAGCGGAAGGGGTGAACTATCGGAAGTTTCGCAACAAGACGAGTCGGACTCACTCGGTCGGCGACCGGATAATGATCCTTGAGGATACGGATGGAGACGGCAAAGCGGATAGCTCCAAGGTATTTTGGCAAGATTCGAGCTTGGTGGCTCCTCTCGGAGTTGCCGTAATTGACAACAAAGTAATCATTTCCCAGCCGCCTAGCTTGATTGCCATTACTGATGTAAACCGAAATGACCGGTTCGACTATGGGGATATTAAAGAGATTCTCCTGACCGGATTCGAGGGGTTAGACCACGACCATAGTTTACACTCCGTGACGGTGGGGCCCAATGGGCAATACTATTTCAATACCGGCAATGCAGGTAATGCGGACGTTGAAAGTGCTGACTTGCGCTTATTCACGGGGAGTTCCTATCTAAACCGCACCGATCGTGCGAAACCAAGCAGCGACGGTCATCAGTATGTCGGTGGCGTTGCGATGCGGATGAATCCGGACGGCACAGGGCTCGCCGTTATTGGACACAATTTCCGGAATTCCTACGAGCAGACCATTACTTCATTCGGCGACGTCTTCAATAATGACAACGATGACCCACCCGCGGCGCGAACAACCTGGTTGATGGAATATGGAAACCTGGGATTTTCGTCCTACGACGGTTTGCGGACCTGGCGTTCCGAACAACGTCCGGACCAATTGACGGCCGAAGCAGAGTGGCGTCAGGGTGACCCCGGAACGATCCCTGCCGGCGATGTCTATGGTGGAGGTGCCCCAACCGGTATCACCTACTATGAGGGAGATGCCCTTGGCACTGAGTATAACGGGATGTTGTTAACTTGCGAGCCAACTCGTAATGTAGTTTTTGGATACAAGCCACAAGCGAAGCAGGCAGGATTCGAGTTGGAGCGTTTTGAGTTTTTCGGGTCGAATCCAACTGGCAAATTTTACGGAGCGGATTTTTCTCAATCGCAAGCTCGCAACAAGGAAGCTCGTTTCCAATTCAGGCCTTCCGATATCGCTGTCGGAACGGATGGGGCATTGTATGTTTCAGATTGGTACGATACGCGCGTCGGAGGTCATGGGGCGTATGACGAGTCTGGAGTGGGATCTATTTATCGGATCGCGCCTAAAGGGAAGAAACTGAGTACTCCCAAAATCGACTTCTCGACCACGAAGGGACTAGTAGAAGCGTTTAAAAACCCATCGCACAATGTGAGAGGAGCTGCATTTTATGGGCTCAAGGACAAAGGAGCAGCGACGGTTTCAGCAGTGGCCAAGCTTCTTAACGATGACAACAAATACGTTCAGGCTCGCGCCGTTTTCCTCCTGCCGCATTTAGGGCCGAAGGGAGTTGAGTTCGTGGAAAAGAGGCTCGAAGCTGACGATTCTCAAATGAGAATTGCTGCCTTCCGCGCGTTGAGAGCTACCGGGAGCAACTTTATGAGCCATGCCAAGGCGTTGGCTAAGGATTCCTCCGCGGCAGTACGGCGCGAAGTGGCCCTAGCTCTCCGAGATGTTCCTTTTGGGGAAATGAAGGAAACCCTTCTGGATATCGTAGACGGTTATGACGGAATAGACCGCTGGTACTTGGAAGCGGTCGGAACGTCGGTGGCCCTTGAAGAGGCGAAGGCTTACGCGTATTTGAAAAGCAAGCGCGGGAATGATCCGGCTAACTGGTCAAAGGCTTTTGCTAATATCGCTTGGAGACTGCATCCCGAGTCTGCGGTGGGTGATATGAAGGCCTACGCAATGGACACTTCCAAGGACACTCAATCCCGTGTCGATATGCTGACAGCGATTGCCTATGTGGAATCCGAGAAAGGGGCCCGAGCGATGGTTGACATCGCGAAAAAGGCCGAGGGTGCCGAGGTGACGACACGAGCCCGCTGGTTTGTGGAGAACCGGGACAAGTCATACTGGCGCCAGTATAACTTGATGGCGGAAATTGGAGGGCAAAGTGCCACTTTAGTCGATTCGATTGTCCCCGCCTTTCCCAATGCCAAGGCGGAGACGACACTGGAAGAAGTCCTTTCTTATGCTCCAGATGCGAGTCGTGGTAAAAGGGCGCTGTCAAAGTGCTTCATGTGCCACAAATTCGGAGATCAAGGAGTCAATTTCGGCCCTGATTTAACGGCGTTTTCCCAAGGCAATCCGAGCGAGACCCTGATCCAGGCGATCATTAGTCCTTCCGCAGATATTTCGCATGGATTCGAAGGTTTGGAAGTGAAGACCAAGGATAATAAGACCATTCAGGGTTTTGTTATTTCCGAAGGTAACCCTCTGGTATTGAGAGTGTTTGGCGGTGCAGATGTGGCGATTGACCAAGACAAAATTGCAAGCCGCGAAAATTTACACTATTCCTTCATGCCCTCCGCGGCCAGTCTTGATATTAGTGCGGAAAATGTCTCTAACATGGTGGCCTATTTGAAGAGTCTGTAG